One Microlunatus soli genomic window carries:
- a CDS encoding 2'-5' RNA ligase family protein — translation MVHSIELLLDDEAEAAIRRQWRLLADAGLPSEHRPPQGGGPRRPHVTLVAAEQIPAQIATGLGPVVSEALPIPLVIGVPMVFGTAKVGRPGLILVRQVHPTVPLLELQQQVRRNSPPAVDDHFNAGRWAPHVTLAHRLRPDQISVALQLLARTGASNGAPREIEAQAVGCRWWQGDVKQARNLV, via the coding sequence GTGGTTCACTCGATCGAGTTGTTGCTGGACGACGAGGCCGAAGCCGCGATCCGGCGGCAATGGCGGCTGCTCGCAGACGCCGGGTTGCCCAGTGAACATCGACCACCGCAGGGTGGCGGGCCGCGACGGCCGCACGTCACCTTGGTAGCGGCCGAACAGATCCCCGCCCAGATCGCGACCGGGCTCGGGCCGGTGGTCAGTGAGGCGCTGCCGATTCCGCTGGTGATCGGCGTACCGATGGTCTTCGGCACGGCGAAGGTCGGCCGACCCGGTCTGATCCTGGTCCGCCAGGTGCACCCGACGGTGCCGTTGCTGGAACTCCAACAGCAGGTACGGCGGAACAGCCCGCCGGCGGTCGATGATCATTTCAATGCCGGTCGGTGGGCGCCGCACGTGACGCTGGCGCACCGGCTGCGGCCCGATCAGATCTCGGTCGCGCTGCAACTGTTGGCCCGTACCGGCGCATCGAACGGCGCACCCCGCGAGATCGAGGCCCAGGCGGTCGGCTGCCGATGGTGGCAGGGGGACGTGAAGCAGGCCCGGAACCTCGTCTGA
- a CDS encoding ATP-dependent DNA ligase, with protein MELPVMPPVKPMLAKSTKTIPTGELTYEPKWDGFRSIIFRDGDEVEIGSRNERPMTRYFPELVEAFRRLLPPRCVIDGELILVSASGDRLDFEALQQRIHPAASRVTMLSETTPARFVAFDLLALGDEDYTGRPYAERRAALAEALADVPEPIHLTPVTTDPAVAEQWFTEFEGAGLDGIVAKPQGGAYQPDKRVMFKIKHERTADCVVAGYRVHKSGPDAIGSLLLGLYDRDGRYGEAGNLLSVGVIGAFPLARRKELFTELQPWVTSFDDHPWAWAKQLEGNRTPRNSEGSRWSAGKDLSFVPLRPERVVEVRYEHMEGNRFRHTAQFNRWRPDRTPESCSYEQLDEPVNFDLAAILG; from the coding sequence ATGGAGCTGCCCGTGATGCCGCCGGTGAAACCGATGCTGGCCAAGTCGACGAAGACCATCCCGACCGGCGAACTGACCTACGAGCCGAAGTGGGACGGATTCCGTTCGATCATCTTCCGCGACGGCGACGAGGTCGAGATCGGCAGCCGTAACGAGCGTCCGATGACTCGCTACTTCCCGGAACTGGTCGAAGCCTTCCGCCGGCTGCTACCCCCGCGCTGTGTGATCGACGGGGAGCTGATCCTGGTCAGCGCGTCGGGTGACCGACTGGACTTCGAGGCGCTGCAACAACGGATCCATCCGGCGGCGAGCCGGGTCACGATGCTGTCCGAGACCACTCCGGCACGATTCGTCGCCTTCGATCTGCTGGCGCTGGGCGACGAGGACTACACCGGTCGGCCCTACGCCGAACGACGTGCCGCACTCGCCGAGGCGCTGGCCGACGTGCCCGAGCCGATCCATCTCACGCCGGTCACCACCGATCCCGCCGTCGCCGAGCAGTGGTTCACCGAATTCGAGGGGGCCGGGCTGGACGGCATCGTTGCCAAGCCGCAGGGCGGTGCCTACCAGCCGGACAAGCGGGTGATGTTCAAGATCAAACACGAACGCACCGCGGACTGCGTGGTCGCCGGTTATCGGGTGCACAAGAGCGGCCCGGACGCGATCGGCTCGCTGCTGCTCGGCCTCTACGATCGGGACGGCCGCTACGGCGAGGCCGGCAATCTGCTGTCGGTCGGCGTGATCGGCGCCTTTCCGCTGGCTCGCCGCAAGGAACTGTTCACCGAGCTGCAGCCCTGGGTGACCTCGTTCGATGATCATCCCTGGGCCTGGGCGAAGCAGCTGGAGGGCAATCGGACCCCACGCAACAGCGAGGGGAGTCGCTGGAGTGCGGGCAAGGACCTGTCGTTCGTCCCGCTTCGGCCCGAACGCGTGGTGGAGGTCCGCTACGAACACATGGAGGGAAACCGCTTCCGGCACACCGCCCAGTTCAACCGCTGGCGCCCGGACCGGACCCCGGAGTCCTGCAGCTACGAACAACTCGACGAGCCGGTCAACTTCGATCTGGCAGCCATCCTGGGCTGA
- a CDS encoding AAA family ATPase: protein MDDFVINRADEYGRSIYLRDRPANARSVIFTGAPGSGKSFVLRHAAEQARAAGDLVIRIDASSREPLQSRMTRAIGDQLEQLKRETPVGANRLLNRLYKTLDTMLSNRFDIQHAISGSLSWWPPLRIAFTRGRDQQFERPTSSMNDLADRLGDLAADRGKQVMVLIDSLDRAQEGDLAAINELATHLDGSERPVNLTVAASQPALDKLLVAAMPEGLASGAAHCYDVRNCGPVPDAELRPALTARIARSGAAVLPDAADRLVAEANGDPGRLLRLADQATDLATGPHGVTTDTATAAITRLRHDDAWIYNAGWNNLTGRAKAILADAAADPTGGSIADLNTGIDADEWAERDAARNELIGAGFVRESEGTLVVADPGLQQWITDHTGSRPSLSTPDDNATEKDADGKSPATKDAATKDPATKDAATKDPVTKEAGDKSPAKKSPTDKSPAKAASVKKDGAAEPTAKSDAAEKSAAEKAAAKTSTAKKSPVEKSPVEKSPVEKSPVEKSPVEKSPVKKSTAKKSTAKKSTAKKSTAKKSAQATGNRTVTMSNTKPSRSKPSASKTSTTKTSRTKINNQKSSSAAKTASKSSATAGAATKRPAAKSVRPVTDLHAVQPPVARTLSARRPAVRSVAQPTGRAS from the coding sequence ATGGACGACTTCGTGATCAACAGGGCCGACGAGTACGGCCGTTCGATCTATCTGCGCGATCGGCCGGCGAACGCGCGTTCGGTGATCTTCACCGGCGCGCCGGGCAGTGGGAAGTCGTTCGTGCTGCGGCACGCGGCCGAGCAAGCGCGGGCTGCCGGGGACCTGGTGATCAGGATCGACGCCAGCTCCCGGGAACCCTTGCAGAGCAGGATGACCCGCGCGATCGGCGACCAGTTGGAGCAGCTCAAACGCGAGACCCCGGTCGGGGCGAACAGACTGTTGAATCGGCTGTACAAGACGCTGGACACGATGTTGTCCAACCGCTTCGACATCCAGCACGCCATCTCCGGATCGCTCTCCTGGTGGCCACCGCTGCGGATCGCCTTCACCCGCGGCCGTGATCAACAGTTCGAACGGCCCACCTCCTCGATGAACGATCTCGCCGACCGACTCGGCGACCTCGCCGCCGACCGGGGCAAACAGGTGATGGTCCTGATCGACAGCCTCGATCGGGCTCAGGAGGGCGATCTTGCCGCGATCAACGAACTCGCGACCCACCTCGACGGCAGTGAGCGTCCGGTCAATCTGACCGTGGCAGCTTCCCAACCGGCTTTGGACAAGCTGCTGGTCGCGGCGATGCCGGAGGGGCTGGCATCCGGCGCCGCCCATTGTTACGACGTCCGCAACTGCGGGCCGGTCCCCGACGCCGAGTTGCGCCCCGCGCTGACGGCTCGGATCGCTCGCAGCGGCGCGGCCGTCCTGCCCGATGCCGCGGACCGGCTGGTTGCCGAAGCCAACGGCGATCCCGGCCGGCTGCTCCGCCTCGCCGACCAGGCCACCGATCTCGCGACCGGTCCGCACGGCGTGACGACCGACACCGCAACCGCCGCGATCACCCGGCTGCGGCACGACGACGCCTGGATCTACAACGCCGGCTGGAACAACCTCACCGGTCGGGCCAAGGCGATCCTGGCCGACGCCGCTGCCGACCCGACCGGCGGCAGCATCGCCGACCTCAACACGGGAATCGATGCCGACGAATGGGCCGAGCGCGATGCTGCTCGCAACGAGTTGATCGGTGCCGGCTTCGTCCGGGAGTCCGAGGGCACACTCGTCGTCGCCGACCCCGGATTGCAGCAGTGGATCACCGATCACACCGGCAGCCGGCCGTCACTGTCCACCCCCGACGACAACGCGACCGAGAAGGACGCCGACGGCAAGTCCCCCGCTACGAAGGATGCGGCTACGAAGGATCCCGCTACGAAGGATGCGGCTACGAAGGATCCCGTTACGAAGGAAGCTGGCGACAAGTCGCCCGCCAAGAAGTCCCCGACCGACAAGAGCCCCGCCAAGGCGGCCTCAGTGAAGAAGGACGGTGCTGCAGAGCCGACGGCCAAGAGCGACGCTGCGGAGAAGTCGGCCGCCGAGAAGGCAGCAGCGAAGACGTCGACAGCCAAGAAGTCCCCTGTCGAGAAGTCCCCTGTCGAGAAGTCCCCTGTCGAGAAGTCCCCTGTCGAGAAGTCCCCTGTCGAGAAGTCCCCTGTCAAGAAGTCGACAGCCAAGAAGTCGACAGCCAAGAAGTCGACAGCCAAGAAGTCGACAGCCAAGAAGTCAGCACAGGCGACGGGCAACCGCACGGTCACGATGAGCAACACCAAGCCGAGCCGGAGCAAGCCCAGCGCCAGCAAGACCAGCACCACGAAGACCAGCAGGACCAAGATCAACAACCAGAAGTCGAGCTCCGCCGCGAAGACCGCGTCGAAGTCGTCTGCCACGGCCGGCGCAGCCACGAAGAGGCCGGCAGCCAAGTCGGTCCGGCCGGTCACCGATCTGCACGCCGTGCAGCCGCCGGTCGCCCGCACCCTGTCGGCGCGCCGGCCGGCGGTCCGTTCCGTCGCCCAGCCCACCGGGAGAGCCTCATGA
- a CDS encoding ABC transporter permease: protein MVQDAGLDFTPAGGAAPAGRRVLAHGLTETKLLVRNGEQLLLALIIPVAILVAARFIGTRLLGDQLPASVLALAVWSSAFTSIAIATGFERRYGVLERLATTPLGRSGLLTGKAMAVVIIVLGQLVILTVVALLLGWHPAFTAPTVLLAVAAVVIAIIAFVAFALLLAGRLRAEATLALANVIYVILLVGGGLVIPAERFPGALAVVVRLLPTGALGEELRAAAAGTATGWPLLVLAIWAAVFILLARKAFRWVP, encoded by the coding sequence GTGGTTCAGGACGCGGGGCTCGACTTCACTCCTGCAGGTGGGGCGGCACCGGCGGGTCGGCGAGTGCTGGCGCACGGACTGACCGAGACCAAGCTGTTGGTCCGCAACGGTGAGCAGCTGTTGTTGGCGTTGATCATCCCGGTGGCGATCCTGGTGGCTGCACGCTTCATCGGCACCCGGCTGCTCGGTGATCAACTCCCGGCGTCGGTGCTGGCGCTGGCAGTGTGGTCGTCGGCGTTCACCTCGATCGCGATCGCTACCGGATTCGAGCGACGCTACGGCGTGCTGGAACGGCTGGCCACCACCCCGCTGGGTCGGTCCGGACTGCTGACCGGTAAGGCGATGGCGGTGGTGATCATCGTGCTCGGCCAGCTGGTGATCTTGACCGTGGTGGCCTTGCTGCTCGGCTGGCATCCCGCGTTCACCGCGCCGACCGTGCTGCTGGCGGTCGCGGCCGTGGTGATCGCGATCATCGCCTTCGTCGCGTTCGCGCTGTTGCTGGCCGGTCGGTTGCGGGCCGAGGCGACGCTGGCGCTGGCCAACGTGATCTACGTGATCCTGCTGGTCGGCGGTGGCCTGGTCATCCCGGCCGAACGGTTCCCCGGAGCGTTGGCGGTGGTCGTCCGACTGCTGCCCACCGGTGCCTTGGGTGAGGAACTCCGGGCCGCAGCTGCGGGCACCGCGACCGGCTGGCCGTTGTTGGTGCTCGCGATCTGGGCGGCAGTGTTCATTCTCCTTGCCAGGAAGGCTTTCCGATGGGTTCCCTGA
- a CDS encoding COX15/CtaA family protein → MGSLTDLRPPAPLGGLGSPRWLRRLGVASLVMNIVIILTGGLVRLTDSGLGCPTWPQCTPGSYTPHQALGIHGVIEFGNRTLTFVLIVIALITWIATLLYRRPDGTPDRKLRWLTFGMGFGIPFQGVIGGITVHTGLNPYVVALHMLNSMVLVALSAWLVRLTWPAPRRTVSGPARALSAVIFALSWLVVCLGTVVTGSGPHAGDVNAHRTGLDPVVISHLHATAVYALVAATVLLVIMLRGHRPALLLLAVEIAQGIIGFVQYFNGLPIGVVELHLLGAAGTIACASNLFCSLRGPHRG, encoded by the coding sequence ATGGGTTCCCTGACCGATCTGCGACCACCGGCTCCACTCGGTGGCCTGGGCAGCCCGCGCTGGCTGCGTCGGCTCGGCGTCGCATCGCTGGTGATGAACATCGTGATCATTCTGACCGGTGGGTTGGTCAGGCTGACCGACTCCGGACTCGGCTGTCCGACCTGGCCGCAGTGCACACCCGGCTCCTACACCCCGCACCAGGCGCTCGGCATCCATGGCGTGATCGAGTTCGGCAACCGGACCCTGACCTTCGTCCTGATCGTGATCGCGTTGATCACCTGGATCGCCACGTTGTTGTACCGCCGACCCGACGGAACCCCGGACCGTAAGCTGCGCTGGCTGACCTTCGGGATGGGGTTCGGTATCCCCTTCCAGGGCGTGATCGGCGGCATCACCGTGCACACCGGGCTCAACCCGTACGTCGTCGCCCTGCACATGCTGAACTCGATGGTGCTGGTCGCACTCTCGGCCTGGCTGGTCCGACTGACCTGGCCGGCGCCACGCCGTACGGTCTCCGGTCCGGCCCGGGCCCTGTCGGCGGTGATCTTCGCACTGTCCTGGCTGGTCGTCTGTCTGGGCACCGTGGTCACCGGATCCGGACCACACGCCGGCGACGTCAACGCCCACCGGACCGGGCTGGACCCGGTGGTGATCAGCCATCTGCACGCAACGGCGGTGTACGCGTTGGTCGCCGCCACCGTGCTGCTGGTGATCATGCTCCGCGGCCACCGGCCGGCACTGTTGCTGTTGGCCGTCGAGATCGCTCAGGGCATCATCGGCTTCGTGCAGTATTTCAACGGCCTGCCGATCGGTGTCGTCGAGCTGCATCTGCTGGGTGCAGCAGGCACCATCGCCTGTGCCTCCAACCTGTTCTGCTCGCTCCGCGGGCCGCACCGAGGCTGA
- a CDS encoding MFS transporter, which yields MTAAAFGRTNAARWVVAYTCAVAGDATFYVVLTWAAAESGGPQWSGLILAAGAVPRVILMLPGGVLADRVDPRRLAIGSDLGRCLAMLVAATLGILLGLLPWWLLGVAAIFGVIDAIFMPAVGAMPAGLVGPGDLKRLQAWRISGVRVSNIIGPTAGAVLISFGAAHAFAAIAVLFAVSVGLLVSVRLRPRADAAPAATQDSRRISRAGIRMTLARLRRHGLGRLVLVTALTDIPFSGPVLVGVILLVQERHWPATAAGGVLSAFSIGALITGLLCAVAPSRLLSKPTVLAAIAVTAGLLVALTAATATWSAIIIGALLGVSTAVTMISCHGEIQQATPPDLLGRVTALLALLTLGVSPIVFAASGAVVAAAGAAPFFYAAAAVIIVAGVGAATIRFTRTPPPAATTTAASSDTKFGS from the coding sequence ATGACCGCTGCCGCTTTCGGCCGGACGAACGCCGCCCGCTGGGTTGTCGCCTACACCTGCGCCGTCGCCGGTGACGCCACGTTCTATGTCGTGCTCACCTGGGCAGCGGCAGAGTCCGGTGGTCCACAATGGTCCGGCCTGATCCTGGCGGCCGGCGCCGTCCCTCGGGTGATCCTGATGTTGCCCGGTGGCGTCCTCGCCGACCGGGTGGATCCACGTCGGCTGGCGATCGGCAGTGACCTCGGCCGTTGCCTGGCGATGCTGGTGGCGGCGACACTCGGCATCCTGCTCGGCCTGTTGCCGTGGTGGTTGCTCGGTGTCGCCGCGATCTTCGGCGTGATCGACGCGATCTTCATGCCGGCGGTCGGCGCGATGCCGGCCGGACTGGTGGGTCCCGGCGACCTCAAACGCCTGCAGGCCTGGCGGATCAGCGGTGTCCGGGTGAGCAACATCATCGGCCCGACCGCCGGAGCGGTGCTGATCTCGTTCGGTGCGGCACACGCATTCGCCGCGATCGCCGTGCTGTTCGCGGTGTCGGTCGGCCTGCTGGTGTCGGTGCGGCTGCGGCCGCGCGCCGACGCAGCGCCTGCGGCGACACAGGACAGCCGCCGGATCAGTCGTGCCGGCATCCGGATGACGCTCGCCCGACTCCGCCGTCACGGCCTCGGACGGCTGGTGCTGGTGACCGCATTGACCGACATCCCGTTCTCGGGTCCGGTGCTGGTGGGCGTCATCCTGTTGGTCCAGGAACGGCACTGGCCCGCGACCGCGGCGGGCGGGGTGCTGTCGGCCTTCAGCATCGGCGCACTGATCACCGGTCTGCTCTGCGCCGTCGCCCCGTCGCGATTGCTGAGCAAGCCGACGGTGCTGGCAGCGATCGCCGTCACCGCCGGCCTGCTGGTGGCGCTGACCGCTGCGACCGCAACCTGGTCGGCGATCATCATCGGCGCGCTGCTCGGGGTCAGTACTGCGGTGACCATGATCAGTTGCCACGGAGAGATCCAACAAGCCACTCCGCCTGATCTGCTCGGACGGGTCACCGCACTGCTGGCACTGCTCACCCTCGGGGTCAGTCCGATCGTCTTCGCCGCCTCCGGAGCGGTGGTCGCGGCGGCCGGGGCTGCGCCGTTCTTCTACGCGGCAGCCGCCGTGATCATCGTCGCCGGCGTCGGGGCGGCAACCATCCGCTTCACCCGGACGCCTCCCCCGGCCGCCACGACCACCGCGGCATCGTCCGATACAAAGTTCGGATCGTGA
- a CDS encoding ABC transporter ATP-binding protein — translation MQGLRPALEVTGLGVDLGGHPVLDDLSLTAARSALTSILGPNGAGKTTLIRCCTGLIRPTRGSVSVLGTEPGGTAAAARVGMMPQSTGAWSGIRPLELLRYLASLYARPLPVDALADRLGLHPLAKTPYRRLSGGQQQAVNLAGALIGRPELVFLDEPTAGMDPHARRATWELLRELRTAGVSLVLTTHAMEEAAALSDLIHIVDRGRVAVSGTVTELTADGSSLEDVFLANTHAGLGG, via the coding sequence GTGCAAGGTCTGCGTCCTGCCCTCGAGGTGACCGGGCTGGGCGTCGATCTCGGCGGCCACCCGGTGCTCGACGACCTCTCGCTGACCGCAGCTCGATCCGCTCTGACCAGCATCCTCGGCCCGAACGGCGCCGGCAAGACCACCCTGATCCGCTGTTGCACCGGCCTGATCCGGCCGACGCGCGGCAGCGTCTCGGTGCTCGGCACCGAGCCGGGAGGCACGGCGGCCGCCGCACGCGTCGGCATGATGCCACAGAGCACCGGAGCCTGGTCCGGCATCCGTCCACTGGAACTGCTGCGCTATCTGGCGTCGCTGTACGCACGACCGCTGCCGGTGGACGCGCTGGCCGACCGGCTCGGGCTGCATCCGCTGGCCAAGACGCCCTACCGGCGGTTGTCCGGCGGCCAGCAACAGGCCGTCAACCTGGCGGGGGCGCTGATCGGGCGACCCGAACTGGTGTTCCTGGACGAACCCACCGCCGGGATGGATCCGCATGCCCGTCGAGCCACCTGGGAGCTGCTCCGCGAGTTGCGGACGGCCGGCGTCAGCCTGGTGCTGACCACCCACGCCATGGAGGAGGCGGCCGCCCTGTCGGACCTGATCCACATCGTCGACCGGGGCCGGGTGGCGGTCTCCGGCACCGTCACCGAGCTCACCGCCGACGGCAGCAGCCTGGAGGACGTCTTCCTGGCCAACACCCATGCGGGGTTGGGCGGATGA